Proteins from one Bacteroidota bacterium genomic window:
- a CDS encoding Mrp/NBP35 family ATP-binding protein → MIFTKGQVLEVLNKILVPGSDKSVVELNLVKDIEVSEKKIIVNVILPEGNFPFKNSIPKVCEKALKDATNNSTEIVINIVSNIAAGAENGKFSNIKNIIAIASGKGGVGKSTIAANLAVTFAKMGSKVGLIDADIFGPSIPKMFKVEGQRPEVLTENEKTIIKPVENYGVKMLSIGFFSNPGDAIVWRGPMASSALKQLLFDADWGKLDYLFIDLPPGTSDIHLTLVQEVPVTGAIMVSTPQEVAIIDAIKGINMFKGDKVNVPIMGLVENMSWFTPKELPENKYYIFGKDGGKELAEKMEIPFIGQIPIVQGIREGGDNGVPSSVNENSITGIAFAKLAENVAEQIEIRNKTIEPTKKVEMSDSAGCSSH, encoded by the coding sequence ATGATATTTACAAAAGGACAAGTACTTGAGGTACTAAATAAAATATTGGTTCCAGGCTCAGATAAAAGTGTTGTAGAATTAAATCTGGTAAAAGATATTGAAGTTTCTGAAAAAAAAATAATCGTTAATGTGATTTTACCGGAAGGTAACTTTCCTTTCAAAAACTCAATTCCAAAAGTTTGCGAAAAGGCTTTAAAGGATGCCACAAATAATTCCACTGAAATAGTAATAAATATAGTTTCGAATATAGCAGCCGGAGCAGAAAATGGAAAATTCTCGAATATAAAAAACATAATTGCAATTGCCTCTGGTAAAGGAGGAGTAGGAAAATCTACTATTGCAGCAAATCTGGCTGTTACATTTGCAAAAATGGGATCCAAAGTTGGTTTAATAGACGCAGACATTTTTGGGCCTTCCATTCCAAAAATGTTCAAAGTGGAAGGACAAAGACCTGAGGTTCTTACAGAAAACGAAAAAACAATAATTAAGCCTGTTGAGAATTATGGTGTAAAAATGCTTTCTATCGGATTTTTTTCAAATCCTGGCGATGCAATAGTTTGGCGTGGCCCAATGGCAAGTTCGGCGCTGAAACAACTTTTGTTTGATGCCGACTGGGGCAAGCTCGACTATTTATTCATTGACCTTCCGCCCGGAACCAGCGATATTCATTTGACATTAGTGCAGGAAGTTCCTGTTACAGGAGCGATTATGGTATCTACCCCGCAGGAAGTTGCAATTATTGATGCAATAAAAGGAATAAACATGTTTAAAGGCGATAAGGTAAATGTTCCGATTATGGGTTTGGTTGAAAATATGTCGTGGTTTACACCAAAAGAACTTCCCGAAAACAAATATTATATTTTTGGAAAAGATGGAGGAAAAGAACTTGCCGAAAAAATGGAAATTCCTTTCATAGGACAGATTCCTATTGTTCAAGGAATTAGAGAAGGTGGCGACAATGGAGTACCTTCGTCGGTCAACGAAAACTCTATCACCGGAATAGCTTTCGCTAAATTGGCTGAAAATGTTGCTGAACAAATAGAAATTCGGAATAAGACCATTGAGCCCACTAAAAAAGTAGAAATGTCGGATAGTGCAGGTTGTTCTTCTCATTAG
- a CDS encoding NifU family protein, translated as MHKRIKDTLEQIRPFLQADGGDISLVEIKEDLTVVVKLLGACGSCPMSTQTLKAGVERTLKANIPEIKEVVELGKEHGHGGGCGH; from the coding sequence ATTCATAAAAGAATAAAAGACACTTTGGAGCAAATCCGCCCATTTTTGCAAGCTGATGGTGGAGATATTTCACTTGTCGAAATTAAAGAAGATTTAACTGTAGTTGTTAAACTGCTTGGTGCCTGCGGAAGTTGCCCAATGAGTACTCAAACCCTAAAAGCCGGTGTAGAGCGAACTCTTAAAGCAAACATTCCCGAAATAAAAGAAGTAGTAGAATTAGGCAAAGAACATGGGCACGGTGGAGGCTGCGGGCACTAA